From the genome of Ailuropoda melanoleuca isolate Jingjing chromosome 5, ASM200744v2, whole genome shotgun sequence:
caagctcagcagggagtcagcttgagattctcaccccgtgcccctccccccactcatgtgctttcactctctaaaataaataaatctaaaaagtttttaaatttttatttattttttaaaaatgtttcttgaagtgtagttgacattaGTGTTATCTCAGCTTCAGGTGTAGAACGTCAGGATTCAACAATTCtagacattactcagtgctcacggTGATAAATGTAATCATCATCTATCACCagtgttattaaaatattattgactatattccctatgctgtagttttcatccctgtgacttattttataactggaagtctataCCCTCTTAATCCTCTGTACCTATTTTGCATCCTCCCACCTTCtgggattttaaatttttaggtaGTCAGGGGTCAGTATTTTTCCCAATAGCTCTTGAGTGTTCCCCTCTTGCTAAAGAAGGCTCCTTCTGCCTAAAAGCCCCACTACTCTTCCATTGTCTAAAGTttcataatgatatatttttatgttcaaaACTGTAGTGTTTCTTTACAGTATGATGTAGCGTTAGTAAGATGCTTTGGAGTATAAAGATAACTCAGACTGGATTAAGTGGGGAGGAGATCATTAGAAGTTTCAGGCAAGGGTGGGCTTTGGTGTTGACTCAGTTCCCAGCTTTGGGCTTCATGTTCTGTGATTCTCCTGTCTGTGCCTTTTCCCACATGCTGGTTTCATCCTTAGACCAGCAGCAGGAGACTCTTGCAGTCCCAGGCCTTATGTCCACACataaagagaagaggggaagagagggtcATTTCTAGAAGTTCCAATGAGCAAAAAGCTCAGAGCCTCCCAGCAAACCTCTCATGGCCTGAAGCTGGTGCCTGGGCTGGTTGCTCAATTAGCCACCAGCTGGGGCAGTTGAAATGCTCTTCACTAATAAGCCTCCTCCCTAACTAGCTTTTCGAATTTATTGTCACAGAGTTAACAcatattattctcttatttttttaaatctcttcttgtGAAGTTATGTctgcttttttcttctaagtgttttttattttcctttgtcaccttccctcttttttttcttaattaggcTTACCAGAGTTTTATCAACTTTGTTGGGCTTTCAAATAAgtaatattagttttatataCTCTGTATGGGAagagtattttctgattttccataTGTTTGAGTGGGGTAATCATTTTGtttggctgacttttttttttttttttttaactggattgtgaTCAGGATATCAGCCTGTAAATTTTCTACTTTGGGCATCTATTAAAATTTGCAAACACATCATTGCTCTTTGCTTACATTTTATGTACATAAATGCAGATAGTATGTTCATAAGAAGTAAAACCTTCTGTAACTATTAAGAACAGGTTAGTGATTTGATAATTCAAactatactttcttcttttttgtttacttaataTGCCAAACGTGGGAAGAGGAGCATTAAAATCCTCTAGGGTGATTGTGGTTGTATGAAGTTTCTCCTTGTCTTTCTAGTGTGTTTATATGTTTGCTGCCCTGTTGTCCAAAGCATCAAGGTCTCTGACTCTCATAGGTTCTTTGCAcctttattaaataataacataccctcagggcacctgggtggctcagtggattaagcatcggactcttgatttgggctcaggtcatgatctcagggtcatgagtttgagccctctgttgggctccatgctgagcatggagtctgcttaagattctctcttcctctccctctggccctcccttccacctccctccctctctctcacacacacaaaaataaaataaataataacataccCTCTATTTACCTTTGGTCTTGAATTCTGCTTTTCTTGATGGCAATAATGCCACTCTGTGTTTGGCTGGCCCCCCACTTGGTCTTTTTATACTTAGTCTGTGCTTTATAGGTGTGATTTTTAACTGATTTTAGGTATATTTCTTAGAGAGTATCTGGCTTTTGTATCTCTTTAAACTCAACCCAAAactctttgttttgaaatgtgGTAACTGTGgtgtttgtattttcttccatttgctgtTTTATTATACCtcgtttcttttcttctgttggatttctcaagtttctttctctcccccctttttttttccactcctgTTGGGTATAAATTGCAAGTATTGCTATTCATCTTCTTTCTGTTGGTAATAACGTTCCCTTTAAATTAGACTTGTAGTTTTTCTTAGTTAATAATGACCAATGtttaataacattaataacaCGTCTCCCTTCTTATTAAAACTGGGTTTTGCTCCTTTCCTTCATCCTTCTGAGAGGAGGCCTTCGAAATATTTCTACTTCACCACTTTTTTTACCCTATTTCCTGCATTTGCTGAGATAGTTTAGAATTTTAGTTCCAGATTGTTAACTATATGATACTATTAAGTATGTGTAACTAAATTAATACTAAAAACACATTAACGTGggtatcttctttgtttttactcagttttgaaaccttttatttttgtgtatgtaatGGTTATTAACAAGTCTCTTTAATAAGGTTAGGATTCTAATGAAAAGCAGCGTTTTCGTGAAAGCCTTCAGGGCTCCGTTGTGTGTCATATAGCAGGGAGTAGCCCTGAATTTGGCATGAGACTTAATGACCCTATTTACAGCCTGCAAGGAATCCTCCTCGGTAGTGATTTTTCACTGTGCTCTGATGGCAAGCATACCAGTTTCCGTGCAGATGCTTCTCATCTCAGCACCAGAGCGATTTGGACACAGTCACACTAACAATTCAAATCTGACATCTCTTTCAACACTCATTGAACGAGCATGAATCTGAAAAATGTGAGTCGACCCTCTAGATCAGGTAAGCTGAATGTGGTCTTTCTGTCCAGTCTCTCTGGCCTCGTCAGTCCTGGATCCAAACCGTCAGGTCTGGTGGTGGCCATGAGCCCTTTAATGTTACCTGGAGGGTCAAAACCGTCCAGTTGATTGATCAGTTTCAGGGTCATTCTCTGCACTTCGTTGTCTCCTTCAGCACCATCCTCAACATGAGCCCCTCCAATAGCGTCGCTTTCAGCAAAGAAGATAAGGCAGGCTATCTTTGTTCTGGGCATTTCAGAGAGTTCATGAACCGTTCAAGCCCCCTCGCCGACATTATTCTGTAAAAGTTCAGATCCAATAACTCTAAAGGCAAGCATCAGTCCTGTTAGCATCTGCCCAAGCCCGAAGTGTCTTGCCTGTACCTGTGGACCAAAGAGCAGCACACCCTTGGGAGGCTCAGTGTCAAGGTTAACAAACGTCTCTGGATAAAGTAACAGAGTTTCAGCCACTCCCCACAGTTTCTGAATCTGTTCTTACAACCAGCCACATCGCTGTATATGACATAGGTTTTTCCTCCACCTGCATCGTGGTAACTAGTGGATCAGTCTTAGGAGGCAGTGGAATGGGAGTTTGATACTTACTTCTGTCCACTGTCATACTCTGCCGACTCTCATTCCTTCTTGTGTCGGTAGGTCCTACCTGATCACTAAGATCCACCGCACACTTGGCAAACTGCTTCACGTTGATGATGTACTTGGGTCCCCCGAATCAGCACACATTATCCTTGTACACCTCGCAACCTACAAAGACTGATCACCCTACAGTGTTTGCTTTTTGGCGGCCAAATCCCAGAGTGCCGATGGGGGCAGGCCAGTATCAGACTCTCTCACACCAGTGAGCTTATTAAGCTGCTTCATCTGCTTAGAGTCAGTGCTCTGACCAGACGCTCTCAGCAAGGCGATATCGCCCCCATCCAGAGCTCAGGTGGGCTTCTCGTCCTCCTCATCCTCTTTGTTTTCCGCTGGTGAGCACTGAGCATCCGGCGTTTAAGGAGCTCCAAGTGCCTCAGCTCCTCAGTGACCACACAGAACCTCCCTCTCACTTCCAGTGATCAACATGGGTATCTTCTGATTCAAGAATTCCTTCTTAACACGTCACAGTTCTCAGTTGTGCTATCGTCCAGTCCTCTAGGTCTCTCACAGTAAATATTATGCAATCCAGGGCTGCCCTTTACgacctgccctctccctctccccttggtTTGATGTCCCTGCTGATCTCATTTCTGTTGGgcatttatttttccctgagtAATTACGTGAGATACCACGGTAGATGTATCTCTGAGGCCTTCTCCTCTAAAGTTGTccttttaggggtacctgggtggctcagttgttggttCAGCGATTgacttgatttcgactcaggtcgtgatctcaagttatgggatcgagccctgagctccatgctcaacacagaagctgcttgtccctgtccctctgctcctcccccgaaTCACATactctcactcgctcactctctctcactctctcaacaAAGTTGTCCTTTTACTTGCACATCAGAATACCATCTAGGTCAGATACATGGATATTCCCTTTCAGATATGGAGTCCAGTTGCGGTCTGATTATCTGCCCTTACACAGTAACCCATTATTTCTTTATCAAAGTTCAGACAGTTTCTCCTGTGTCCTTGGAATTCAGGAAGTCCATGGGCGTATGGGTGCATATGTATTTCTTGGTAAGTCTTGCCTGGACGGGGAGCGGTGGCTCTTTAGCATccatttctctgtccttcctaACAAAGTCTGCCTTTGTGCGGGTAGCCACACCTCTGAGCTTTGAGGCTTCTGTACGTCATGTGGTCTTCAGTGAACGTGTATGGCTGTGATCAGAAGATGGAgctatatatatgttttattttaattactgcatttagccctgagatttttttttttttttttttttttttttaatttttttttttttttNttaagattttttttattttacttgtgtgacagagagacagccagcgagagagggaacacagcaggggagagggagaggaagaagcaggctcctagccgaggagcctgatgtgggactcgatcccggaacaccgggatcacgccctgagctgaaggcagtcgctttaacgactgcgctacccaggcgcccctagccctGAGATTTTTATGATTCTGGCAGAACCATCCCTTTTCTCTTTTGGGTTCTTAGCTTCCCTGGGTGAATCTTGACTGTGGAGTGGGAGTGCTATGGATATATGACATGAGTCTCCGAGTGGGAGCTGTATGTGTATGTGCCCTGAATGGCATGCACTtaggatcttttctttcttcctaggtTGGTCCTGTACTTTGGTGGTGGTGGCTTCCTGGCATTTTATAATTGTCAGATGTCTTGGAGCTCTTCCCCCGTGGTCAGACCCACCTCTGACATCTTGTCGGAGAAGTTCGATCGAGGACAAGCCTTGGAAGCTCTGGGCCAGGAGCAGCCTGTCTGCTATACACTCTTGGACCAAAGATACTTCTCAGGCTTAGGTATGACTGATGGGAAAGGGATAAGACCCACCTCCTGCGTGCTTCTGGCAGTCACTTAATCTCTTTAGCTtcacttccttcatttttaatctaagggagttaggggcgcctgggtggcccagtgggttaagcatctgccttaggctcaggtcatgatctcagggtcttgggatcaagccccacattgggctccccgctcaacggggagtctgcttctccctctccttctgcccctctccgcccactcatgctctctcccgcctccatctcaaataaataagtaaaatctttaaaaaaataaataaactgagggAGTTAGATTAGGCAATTTCTAACTTCTGTCCTGGCTTCAGAATTCACATCCTAATTATATTATCAGCTGGAATCCGCCTGTGGCCACATCATAGCATAACTTCCTAAAGGGCAGGAGTcgtgtcttctttctctttgaatcCTGCACTGCctggtgcagtgcctggcacacagcgggTAGTCGATTACTCAACCAGTATCTGCCGGGAACTGGAAGCTGTGCAATTTGCTTAGGGAGAACAGGGCGTTTGCTAATGGGGCCTCTCTTGGGCAGAGGGAGCTGCCTGCTGGCAAAGCACGGATGCCTCAGGCCTCTGTCAGGATCTTAAAAGACATGAgtgaagaagcaggttccctccCTCTGTTCAAGTGTCCTGAGCAATGAAACCATGAGCATTTTCAGGTGGGTAAAAGAGCTGAGCGATCTGAAAACTACAACAGCTAACTAGCAGAACTGTAAGAACTGACTGCTCTTACTACCTCCGGAGAGGACTGAGTGTCCCTGTGACTGGCTGCTGAGGCAATTGAGTGAGTTGATGACAAAACCACCTCATTTCCAAGGCGTGGTGGTGCCTGCTGCAGGCACAGCTCCCCTCAGCGGGGAGGAGGCCCCGGGGGCTCACCAGACAATGGCCTTGCATTTTCACATTAAGACTGTGGGAGCCCCTGCACCCTGAGGGAGACAGACCTCCAGAAAGCGCCTTTGGGATATTTACAGCAAGAGCTAATGTTCTGTTGACTAGTCATTGTTACTAACGACAGTAATAACAGCCGACATAAGcgatccctgttttacagatgaggactgTGAAGCTTATGGAAGCTAAGGAAGCTCCCAGGGTCACATAGCTAGGATCTGGTTAAGCGGGGTTCAGACGCAGGCAGTCAGCTTCCCTAGCCTGCTTTGATAACCTCTTTGCTGTAACATGGGCCGCACATgagttttatttcatcttcacaacaaccttaaAGGTGAGTATTAGCCAACCCACTTGGCAGACACGGAAGTGGACTCAGAGCAGGTGACTtgcccaggagcccccaggctgTGGCAGAGTTGGTTCCAGGTCATCTGGAAGAACTCTCCTGCCGCCGTCATGCCAGCTTCTGTCTGCTCTGCTGATTTTGTGGACGGGGCTCTCACCagtgtgttctttttccttcccttgtcctctccctgcctcctcccagggaACATCATTAAGAATGAAGCCTTGTACAGAGCTGGGATCCATCCCCTTTCTCTTGGTTCGCTCCTCAGTCCTCAGCACCTCGAGGCCCTCGTGGATCATGCGGTGGAGTTCAGCGCAGACTGGCTTCAGGGCAAGTTCCAGGGCAAACAGCAGCACACGCAGATCTACCAGAAAGAGCAGTGCCCTGGAGGGCACCGGGTCATGAAAGAGGCGTTTGGGCCTCCGGGAGGCTTCCAGAGGCTCACCTGGTGGTGCCCGCAGTGCCAGCCCAGGCTGCCACCCGATGGGCAAGCGTAGGTCCAGCTCTCCTAGGGGTGCTCCCGCCCCATCTGCACAGAACCTGACCCTTCAGGGGCCGTGACTCCTGAATGTCCAGAAAGAGgggtgttgtcagtgtttgggCCTAGCTACAGGAATTAGAGGGCTGGTTGGGGCAGGGGGATGGATGTCAGGACTGTTGCTAGCCATCACTGGAGTTCGGTGGAAGGCGGTTTCTATagggttagttttttttttttcttcttcttattttggTTAATTCTTCCCATCTAATTCTGCCATtgtgaaagatgaggaaaagtcACAAGGACGGTAAAAGGAAACACCTCCCAGTGcggcaatgaaaatgaaagcacctGAAAGCAGCTGTGCCTCAACATTGCTTTGCAggtgtttggttttgtgtttggaACCTTGGTTGTTAGGCCCTCCAtttgaaaaaatgggaaaacggaattcccttcctttgttcCCCTAGAGGGATCCAGCAGTGAGGATGGATTAGCACAGGAGAAGAGGCTGAGGCTGACTCAGCCTCCCGCCTGAATCCTTTCCCGTGGGATGGAGACCCCAAgagaagggtgggaggaggagagggaccaGGGAATTGGCCACCTTCCTGCTGTTCCCAGTGGGCtttagaaaaaagtatttatgTTCTCGTAAGGTGATATATTTGTGACTGTTGGTATGTTGAACGGTGCAGGAGTCAAGGGTGGTAGAGACACACTGTCAGGTTGTTAGTGACAGCTAGAAGAAAGTAGGACGGTGACAGGAAAATACAgctctttgttattttctgttgttgtctTTATTTGGCGGTCAAGGCTCTTTACACTGCGAATAACTGAGCTCCTAGTGAAGGTGGCTAAGTGGGGCTCACTGAGTTGGCCTGATGGGTCCACTTCAGAGGAACAGGGTAGGGAGGGGGTGAGCATGCAGCTGCTCTTCTGTCCATAGGTGCGCTGCCCTACATGAAATCTGGCAGAGCACAGATGGATTTCTTTCTGTTGCATCAGCCTCTGGCCTGCAGAAGGTAGTGATTTGCATGAGTGAACGTACTGTGCCCAGCACCTCCCCAAGAGTTGTTAACAGTGGGGAAAGCCCCAATGGCAGACGTGTAACCTGTAGAATAGTTCATCTGTACTGAGTTCTTCCCATGGAAAGCCTTTAGCCTCATCTTGCCATATCATCTGCAGAAATCCCCATGGTGATGAGTACTCACTGTAAGtgttctatagatgaggaaactgaactcCAGACCAGAGGCTGAggaacttgcctaagatcacaggGTTAACAAGGCTCAAGGGCACGCACTTAATCACCCACTACTTTGTGGTCCCCTCGGTATCAGGCCTTTGTAACTGTGCCCAGCACCGCCCTAACAGCTGGTTGACACCATTAGGAGGATGTCCCTGAAAGTAGCCAAGCTTCCtttgatccctctgttctgacaATAGACCACTAGGAAGAATCGTCACCTGTGGTGTCTCACAGATGAAGGGTTCTATCATCAAATAATGCTCTGTCCCCCTCTTGGACCTTTGTGGAGCTCATAAAAGCGTCCCAAGAAATTCTGCAGTAGAGCAAAGTAAAACACTTTGTTTCCAAACCTCATTTTACCGTGAAACCCATTTTACCATTACCCTTCTTTGGGACAGAGTGTAGAAAAGGGTGTAATCCATTAAGATCCATCCTTTGAATCTGCTTTCAAATGTGCCTCTCCGTggtctgtttttcctttggatCCTTTCCTGCAACCAGTTTTAGCAACCCGGTTCAGTCATGGCAGTTCTGACGTCGAATCTGTATCCTTCCTGCTTTGTGTTTCCTTTGcatcacatattttaaataatcttacaCAACTGTACCTCAGTTATCTCTTTTACTTGACAGAAGCACCAGTTCTTTTGGCCTTAGATTATGCATGCCTAAGTAAACACCTCGGTCTGGGAgacttaaaccacagaaattgcTGGTCTCGCGGTCCCAGAGGCTGGAATTGTCCCATCAAGGTGCCGGCAGGTTGGTCTGTCCCGGGCTCTCCCTCCTGGCCTTGCAGCTGTGTCCTTGCTGTGCTCTCTCAGGCCCTTTCCTCTAAGTGCAGGCACTCCTggggcctctgcctctccttagaaggacaccagtcctatagAAGGATTAGGGCCCCACGCTTATGACCTCATTTCACCTTATTTACGTCTTTAAAGGTCCTATCCAGATATCCCACATGGTTAAGGCTTAAATGTCAGAATTCGCCGGGGGGTGTGGTAGGGGGTAATGGACACAATTGAGTCCATAACAGGATACAGGGGTGTTttggagagaatcttcaagttcTCAGAGGCCATGtctccacacttttttttttttttaacttgaattaGTTTGTAAAACCCTACTTCCAGACCAGATGCTGTGAAAATACTATTTGAGTTAATTGCTATTTGTATCTACAAGAACATATTTATGCACttttacatgtgtgtgtgtacacacacacccatgtatgaaaatatatgtgtgtggggcatctggatggctcagttaagtgtctgccttcagctcgggtctaccttcagttcaggtcatgatcttggggtcctggaattgagccccacgttgggctgcctgctcagcggggagtctgctccctctgccccccccacttgttctctcatAAATcttagaaatgtgtgtgtgtgtacatatatacacacatatatatgttccCTTAATTCGAATTGACCTTTCTAACCCATATGGGATAACAGAAATGTGAAATGTTAGGTATAAGCTGGGGCAAACATGGTGTCCAGCCCATTTCCTCTAAGTCAACATCGGATCAATACAGCGGCTTCAGAGTGCaaggggggaatgggatggggAGGCTCTAGAGACACGAGGGGAGGGCTGTGCACCACGGCCTGCGTGGGGGTCTGCACCCATTGTGAttggtagaaaaggaaaaaggaaaacgctgttgctgttgttgataAAAGTGCTGGAACCTTGAAACAGCAGTGGgaatggaaaggaggagaggTACAAGGGCATCGTGGGGTCGGGCTC
Proteins encoded in this window:
- the NEIL2 gene encoding endonuclease 8-like 2, whose amino-acid sequence is MPEGPSVRKFHHLVSPFVGQEVVKTGGSSKKLNPASFQSLWLQDTQVHGKKLFLRFDPDEEFGSLGNISLPESLEKGERKEEASDQKQASGPSSQKISHSSSQSLELVAPRGDHGLERLCGDTPAEGAERWLQVSFGLFGSIWVNEFSRAKKANKRGDWRDPIPRLVLYFGGGGFLAFYNCQMSWSSSPVVRPTSDILSEKFDRGQALEALGQEQPVCYTLLDQRYFSGLGNIIKNEALYRAGIHPLSLGSLLSPQHLEALVDHAVEFSADWLQGKFQGKQQHTQIYQKEQCPGGHRVMKEAFGPPGGFQRLTWWCPQCQPRLPPDGQA